The genomic stretch GCCGAACGCGGCATTTGCCGTAGCTTTTCCCCGACGCATATCGGATTCGTCGACCACATCGTCGTGAAGGAGAGTGGCGGTATGGATGAATTCAATCAGCGCGGCAACGGTAATGTGTTTGTCATCCTGGTAGTTCAGCGCCCTGGCGGTTAATACCGCAATCATAGGCCGGATACGCTTGCCGCCGCCGCTGATGATGTAATTTCCTAACTGATTGATCAGGACAACGTCGGAGTTGAGCTGATCCAGTATGGTCTGGTTGACGGCGGCCATATCCTGTGCGCTTAACGCTGTGATTTGCTCTAAGTTCATTGTTTCTGCCAGCTGATTGCTTCTGTTTCTGCCGTGAAAATGCTGATGGTGTCGGCACTGAAAAGGGGAACGTTAGGCCTGATTGTACTTGAAAAACGGCGCAGATAAACGGCAGTTCATGGGTTGTATCCTTTTTCTTCACATTGATTGATTCTGCGCTTGTCATCAGTGGGTTTTTTGCGTAGAATTCGCGCCCTATTGTGAATATTTATAGCGCGCTTCACATCATTCAAAGAAGCACGCGGAAAGCGGAGTTTTATATGTACGCGGTTTTCCAAAGTGGTGGTAAACAACACCGAGTAAGCGAAGGCCAGACCGTTCGCTTGGAAAAGCTGGACATCGCAACCGGTGAAGCTGTTGAGTTTGACCAGGTTCTGATGGTTGCCAATGGTGAAGATGTCAAAATCGGCGTTCCTTTCGTCGACGGCGGCAAAATCAAGGCTGAAGTCGTTGCTCACGGCCGTGGCGAGAAAGTTAAAATCGTTAAGTTTCGTCGCCGTAAACACTACCGTAAGCAGGCTGGCCACCGTCAGTGGTTCACTGACGTGAAAATCACCGGCATCAGCGCTTAAGTTTTAGGAGAGCGGATTAATGGCACACAAAAAAGCTGGCGGTTCTACTCGTAACGGCCGCGACTCAGAAAGCAAACGTCTTGGCGTAAAACGCTTCGGCGGTGAATCAGTTCTGGCTGGCAGCATCATCGTTCGTCAGCGTGGCACCAAGTTCCACGCAGGCAGCAACGTAGGCTGCGGTAAAGACCACACCCTGTTTGCTCTGTCTGACGGTAAAGTCAAATTCGAAGTTAAAGGCCCGAACAGCCGTAAATATATCAGCATCGTCGCTGAGTAATTTTTCGGTATCAGGTTGAATAATAAAGCCCTGCAACTTGTTGCAGGGCTTTTTACATTTGCGCGGCACAATACAGATACGCGGCATAATACAGAAATCGATAAAAAGAACAGGTGATGTGATGAAACAGAATGCTGTCATCGGGTTTTGTCTGGCGCTGACTACCGCCATATGCTGGGGAGCGCTGCCAATCGCGATGAAACAGGTTCTGGTAGCGATGGAGCCTTATACCATCGTCTGGTACCGCTTTTTGATCGCATCCGTCGGGCTGTGGATTTTCCTGTACAGCAAAGGCAAATTGCCGACGCCGCGGGTATTTGATCATCAGCGTTGGTGGATTCTGCTGTTGATAGCCACCGGCGGGTTGCTGGGCAATTTCGTGCTGTTCAGCTCATCTTTGCAATATCTGAGCCCTACGGCGTCGCAGGTGATCGGGCAGTTGTCGACGGTGGGGTTGATGGTTGCCAGCGTTGTGATCCTCAAGGAAAAGATGCGCGTGAATCAAATCATCGGCGCTGGGGTACTGATTTGCGGATTATTGATGTTTTTCAACAATAGTCTGGTGGAGCTTTTTACCCGACTGACGGATTACACCTTCGGGATATTGCTGGGGGTAGCGGCTTCCACGGTATGGGTGGCCTATGGCGTGGCACAAAAGGTGTTACTGCGTCGTCTGACTTCGCAACAGCTGCTTTTTCTGCTGTATACGCTCTGTGTACTGTTTATCACCCCGTTGGCAAAACCGGGGGGGATTTTCCAACTGACTGGCTGGCAATTGGCCTGTCTGCTGTTTTGCGGCGCGAATACTCTGGTGGGATACGGGGCGCTGGCTGAGGCTATGGCGCGCTGGCAGGCCGCTCAGGTGAGTACCATCATTACGCTGACGCCGTTGTTTACGCTGTTTTTTTCGGATTTATTGTCATTGGCCTGGCCTTCGGTATTTGCCGCGCCGGCTCTCAATCTGCTGGGGTATATCGGCGCCTTTGTCGTGGTGACCGGCGCGATGTTCTCTGCGATTGGGCATCGTCTGATCGCATTAAAACGCGACAAGCGTCCTAGGGTTTGATGAGGTAGGAACAGGCCGCGCAGATACTCTGAACAAAGGGTGGCGAAGCGAATCAGGGCTGATTATTTTTAATACAGGTGAAATCCTTTCGCCAAGCAGGTACAATCAGCGCCCTTTTATCGGAACGGTTCTGATGCGTCGGTTTTTCAGTGGCAGGTGACATACTGCGGTTATCTGTCATCAACCCAATTCGTTGAGCCAAAGAGAACCAATAAATTATTCAAACGCGTCGGTCATTCTCTATTGGTTTTTTGCGGAGACAGTTCATGAAGTTTGTAGATGAAGCCACCATCCTGGTGGTGGCGGGTGACGGTGGCAATGGCTGTGTCAGCTTCCGTCGTGAAAAATATATTCCCAATGGCGGGCCTGACGGCGGTGACGGCGGTGACGGCGGTGACGTCTACCTGCTGGCGGATGAAAACCTTAATACCCTGATTGACTACCGCTTTGAGAAAAGCTTCCGTGCGGAACGCGGCCAGAATGGTCAGAGCCGTGACTGCACCGGCAAGCGTGGCAAAGACATCACCATCAAGGTCCCCGTCGGTACGCGCGTGCTGGATAAAAGCACGGGTGAAGTGCTGGGTGACATGACCCGTAATCAGCAGAAACTGATGGTCGCCAAAGGCGGATGGCACGGGCTGGGTAATTCCCGCTTCAAATCCTCCGTCAACCGTGCGCCGCGACAGAAAACCAACGGTACGCCGGGCGAAGAGCGTGAGTTGATGCTGGAGCTGTTGCTGCTGGCGGATGTCGGTATGCTGGGTTTGCCGAATGCCGGGAAATCAACGTTTATTCGCGCAGTGTCGGCCGCTAAGCCGAAGGTGGCGGATTATCCGTTTACCACGCTGGTGCCGAGCCTGGGCGTGGTGCGCATGGACAGCGAGAAGAGCTTCGTGGTGGCAGACATCCCCGGTCTTATCGAAGGCGCGTCCGAAGGCGCTGGGCTGGGGATCCGTTTCCTGAAGCATCTGGAGCGCTGCCGCGTGTTGCTGCATCTGATCGATCTGGCGCCGATCGATGAATCCGATCCGATCGAAAATGCCAAAGTGATCGTTAATGAATTGCAGCAGTACAGCGCGTCTCTGGCGGAAAAACCGCGCTGGCTGGTGTTCAACAAGGTTGATCTGCTGGAGAAAGGCGAGGCGGAAAAACGCGCGAAAGAGATCGCGGCCGCACTTGGCTGGGAAGGTAAATATTACCTGATTTCCGCAGCCAACCGGGAAGGGGTAAATGCCCTGTGCTGGGATGTGATGAATTTCCTCAATACTCAGCCGAAAGCGCTGGCCGAAGCAGAGAACAAGGCGCCTGAGAAAGTCGACTTCATGTGGGATGATTACCACCGCGAACAGTTGGAAGCCGCCAAGGCGGAAGCTGAAGAGGAGTGGGATGACGACTGGGATGAAGATGACGACGAAGGCGTTGAAATTATTTACCAGCATTAATCGCCACCAGGCCATCTAAGCGGTGGCCGAAAAGAAAAATTTGCTTGTTAGTTGTGTATGTTTCCCTTATCTGCCAGGCAGATAAGGGAATTTTTTATCAGTCAGTTAATTGTTCTGGTATATATCTTTGTAAACGCGGCTTTCGAAGCGAACCAGCGGAATGCGGCGTTCTTTTTGATCTTCCGGTGGAACCGCGTAACCGGAGAGATACTGTACGAAGGCCATTCGCTGGCCGCTGGCGGTGGTGATAAAGCCCGCCAGGTTGTACACCCCTTGCAACGCGCCGGTTTTGGCCGAGACTTTGCCATCAAGCCCGGCTTCATGCAGGCCGGCACGATAGCGTAATGTCCCGTCATAGCCCGCCAGCGGCAGCATCTTGATGTAATTCAATTCGTTATCGTGTTGAGCAATATACTGCAGCACCTGCATCATGGTTGCCGGCGCGATCAGGTTATGTCTGGACAACCCTGAGCCGTCAACGATGATGGTGTTGCCCAGGTCGATTCCGGCTTTCTGACGCAGGATCTGGCGAACGGCGTCAGCGCCGGCGCGCCAGGTTCCGGGAACTTTGAAACGCTCATGCCCGATGGTGCGAAATACGGTATCGGCAATCATGTTGTCCGATTTTTTCAGCATGGTGGTCAACAATTCGTGCAACGGCTCCGACTCGGTTTGCGCCAGTACGGTGCCGGGAGCGCCAGGCAGCGATTGCCGGCGCAGACTGCCGGCGATGCGGATGTCCGCCTGTTGCAGTTCGTCTTTCACGATCGCGCCGGCGTAGCTGGCGCCGTCCTGTATGGCGAACGCCAGCGGCAACGGTTCGGCGCGCTGCGTCAGGCAGCCAGTAACGGTAAAGCGGTTGAGTTCACCCGGCACTACGTCCAATTCGCAATACTGGGCGTCTGGGGAGCCTTTCGCCAGGGTGCGAACTTCACTGAACATTTGCACCGGATAATAGGACGCGACGCGGATAAATGCGTTATCGCCTGCCTTGGGGGCGCTGTAGAGCGAGATGGAAAAACAGTTTTTGTCGACAATCGCGGCAGCGGGCGGCGCGCTGAAACACTGAGTCATATCATTCCAGGGCCAGCCGGGCGCCTTGTCGTGGCTGGCGAATACGGACGTATCGATCAGGACGTCACCGCTGATTTCTCGAATTCCCCGTTTCTTGAGTTCCTGTACCATGTTACGGAGTTGCTGTCGTTTCAGCGATGGATCGCCGCTGAAGCGCACCGCCAGATTGCCGCGTAATACCCCGTTGGCGAGCGTGCCTTTGCTTTCCATCGTGGTGACGAAACGGTAATCCGGCCCCAGTTGCAACAGCGCAGCCAGCGCGGTGATGACTTTCTGCGTACTGGCGGGCAGCGCCATCTGCTGACTGTGATAATCGACAGTCGGGGTAGATGCTCCGACTTTTTGCACCACCAGCGCCAGATTGGCCCCATCGGGCAGATATTTGGTGTACTCGTCAATGGGGGCGGCGTTGGCCTGTAGGGCAACTGCGCAGGCAAAACCGGTCAGAATCGATAAAAAACGCATAATCTCAATTAAGTACAGGGTAACGTGGTGGTCATACTACGGCGCATCAAGGGATAAAGTAAACGATGACCCTGGTGGAACTCTGGGGTAAAATGCGTATCAAAATGCAAAAACGCGTCTGGCCTGGAAGGAATGTTCCGGGCGAGGCTATTTTTGTTTAAATTGTCAGGATGACGGTAACGTGAGCCGTACGGATTTTTTAGAGGTAGTGACGATATGAAACAATTTCCGATGACGTTGCGTGGTGCTGAAAAGTTACGCGAGGAGCTGGACTTCCTGAAGTCAGTACGCCGGCCCGAAATTATTGCGGCGATTGCCGAGGCGCGTGAGCACGGTGATTTGAAAGAAAACGCAGAATACCATGCCGCTCGCGAGCAGCAGGGATTCTGTGAAGGTCGGATTCAGGAAATTGAAGCCAAACTGTCTAACGCCCAGGTTATCGACGTCACCAAGATGGCGGCGAACGGTCGCGTGATTTTTGGCGCTACGGTAACCGTGATGAACCTGGATACCGAAGAAGAGCAGACCTACCGTATCGTGGGTGACGACGAAGCCGACTTCAAACAGAACCTCATTTCTGTCAACTCGCCGATTGCGCGGGGGTTAATAGGCAAAGAAGAGGATGACGTGGTGACGATCAGCACGCCGGGCGGGGTCGTGGAGTACGAAATCCTGAAGGTGGAATATCTCTGATTCCTATTGACTGGCAAGGCGCCAGCCTCGATTGTAAAGAAAGGAAAAAGGCCGATATCGGCCTTTTTTCTCACCAGCGGGTCATGGAACCTTGCCGGGAAACAGGGTAACCTGAACCAAAAATGTTAACGGGGCAACACAATCTTGCGTTCTTTTGACGCACGATAGAGCACCAGAGTGTGGCCGATGACCTGGACATTACTGGCGCCGGTTTCGCGCAGAATGGCATCGACAATCAGGCCCTTGGTTTCACGATCCTCAGCGGCGATTTTCACCTTGATCAGTTCGTGATGTTCCAAAGCCTGCTCGATTTCAGCCAGCACACCTTCAGTGAGGCCGTTGTTGCCCAGCATGACGACCGGCTTCAACGGGTGAGCCAGGCCTTTCAGGTGCTGTTTTTGTTTGTTACTCAGATTCATTGTCTTTTTTGCTTAGGTTGGGATTGAAAACGGGCCATTCTACCGCCATCTCATGATTATCACCAATCCGGCTATACAGATTGGCTGTCGTTGAGACGTTTTGCCCGCCGCTGGCACTTAATTAACACTAGTTAGAAAAAATCATAGTTGGAAAATCGATGGCTAACAAAAAGCGTTCTGCAAGTTCCACCCGCTGGTTGCAGGAACACTTTAGCGACAAATATGTACAGCAGGCGCAGAAAAAAGGGCTTCGCTCGCGCGCTTGGTTTAAACTTGATGAGATACAGCAGACTGACCGGCTGTTCAAACCCGGCATGACCGTGGTGGATCTTGGCGCAGCGCCAGGCGGATGGTCCCAGTATGTTGTCAGTCAGATTGGTGGAAAAGGGCGCATTATCGCGTGCGATCTTTTACCGATGGATCCTATTGTTGGAGTCGATTTCCTTCAAGGGGATTTCCGTGATGAATTAGTGCTCAAAACCCTGCTGGAGCGGGTTGGAGACGAGAAGGTTCAGGTGGTGATGTCCGACATGGCCCCGAACATGAGCGGTACTCCGGCGGTGGATATTCCCCGCGCCATGTATCTGGTTGAACTTGCGCTGGACATGTGTCGGGATATATTAGCGCCTGGTGGCAGTTTCGTAGTGAAAGTATTTCAGGGAGTGGGCTTCGATGAGTATCTGCGTGAGATTCGCTCCCTGTTTACGACGGTGAAGATTCGTAAGCCAGATGCCTCGCGAGCCCGGTCCCGTGAGGTGTACATTGTAGCGACAGGTCGTAAACTGTAGTACCCTGACGCTATTTTTTAACACAGTTGTAATATGAGGTTAATCCCTTGAGTGACATGGCGAAAAACCTGATTCTCTGGTTGGTCATCGCGGTAGTGCTGATGTCCGTATTCCAGAGCTTTGGGCCCAGCGAGTCGAATGGCCGTAGGGTGGATTATTCAACCTTTTTGACTGAAGTGAATCAGGATCAGGTCCGTGAAGCGCGTATCAACGGGCGCGAGATCAATGTTGTCAAAAAAGACAGCAGCCGCTACACCACGTACATCCCTGTCAACGATCCTAAACTGCTGGATAACCTTCTGACCAAAAATGTGAAAGTGGTTGGCGAACCGCCGGAAGAACCGAGCCTGCTGGCTTCTATCTTCATTTCCTGGTTCCCGATGCTGTTGCTGATTGGTGTCTGGATTTTCTTCATGCGCCAGATGCAGGGCGGAGGCGGCAAAGGTGCCATGTCTTTTGGTAAAAGCAAGGCACGGATGCTGACGGAAGATCAGATTAAAACCACGTTCGCCGATGTGGCGGGCTGTGATGAAGCCAAAGAAGAAGTTGCCGAGCTGGTGGAGTACCTGCGCGAGCCGAGCCGCTTTCAGAAACTGGGTGGTAAAATTCCGAAAGGCGTGCTGATGGTCGGCCCGCCGGGGACCGGTAAAACCTTGCTGGCGAAAGCCATCGCCGGTGAAGCGAAAGTGCCGTTTTTCACCATTTCCGGTTCCGACTTCGTAGAAATGTTTGTGGGCGTCGGTGCTTCTCGCGTGCGTGACATGTTCGAGCAGGCCAAGAAAGCTGCGCCCTGCATCATCTTTATCGATGAAATCGACGCCGTGGGCCGCCAGCGTGGCGCGGGTCTGGGCGGTGGTCATGACGAACGCGAGCAGACGCTGAACCAGATGCTGGTTGAGATGGATGGTTTTGAAGGCAACGAAGGCATCATCGTTATCGCCGCGACTAACCGTCCCGACGTGCTGGACCCGGCGTTGCTGCGTCCCGGTCGTTTTGACCGTCAGGTGGTGGTTGGCTTGCCGGATGTCCGTGGCCGTGAACAGATTCTGAAAGTCCATATGCGCCGCGTACCGCTGTCGCCGGATATTGACGCTTCCGTTATCGCACGTGGTACGCCGGGCTTTTCCGGTGCGGATTTGGCTAACCTGGTGAACGAAGCTGCGTTGTTTGCGGCTCGCGGCAACCGTCGCGTGGTTTCGATGGTGGAATTCGAGAAGGCCAAGGACAAAATCATGATGGGGGCGGAACGCCGCTCTATGGTGATGACCGAAGCGCAGAAAGAATCCACCGCCTATCACGAAGCGGGTCATGCGATTATCGGCCGTCTGGTGCCGGAGCACGATCCGGTGCACAAAGTGACGATTATCCCGCGCGGTCGTGCTCTGGGTGTGACTTTCTTCCTGCCTGAGGGTGATGCGATCAGCGCCAGCCGTCAGAAACTGGAAAGCCAGATTTCCACGCTGTACGGCGGCCGTCTGGCTGAAGAAATCATCTACGGATCCGAGCATGTTTCTACCGGCGCTTCCAACGACATCAAAGTGGCGACGTCCATCGCCCGCAACATGGTGACGCAATGGGGCTTTTCGGAAAAGCTGGGGCCTTTGCTGTATGCGGAAGAAGAAGGCGAAGTGTTCCTCGGTCGTTCTGTAGCCAAAGCCAAGCATATGTCGGATGAAACGGCGCGTATCATCGATCAGGAAGTTAAGGCGTTGATCGAGCGTAACTATCAGCGTGCCCGCGAATTGCTGATGGCCAATATGGACATTCTGCATTCGATGAAGGACGCGCTGATGAAGTATGAGACTATCGATGCGCCGCAAATCGATGATCTGATGTCGCGTAAAGACGTTCGCCCGCCAGCCGGCTGGGAAGAACCGACTTCGGGCAATAACTCTTCGTCGTCTGACAATGGCGGTGCTCCTAAGGCGCCGACGCCGGCGGATGAACCTCATGCGCCGACACCGGGCAATACCATGTCCGGGCCTTTGAACGACAAGTAATGGTATGACGGCCCCCCTGGCGGGCCACAGCTTCCCCCCAACCCCGGCTTGCCGGGGTTTTTTACTCCGGTAGGGCATGCTGGCTAGACGAATTTGAGAAGCAAAACATGAAACTGAACGCTCGTGGATTGACGCTGGATCTCTCCTGTCCCCAGGTTATGGGGATCTTGAATGTCACCCCGGATTCCTTCTCCGACGGCGGTAAACACAACACGCTGAACACGGCTTTGATCCATGCCGAGCAGATGATTTCTGCCGGCGCCACTTTCATTGATGTGGGGGGCGAGTCTACCCGACCGGGCGCAGACGAAGTCAGTACCGATGAAGAGTTGGAGCGGGTTGTGCCGGTGGTGGAAGCGCTGGCGCAACGCTTTGAAACCTGGATTTCGGTGGATACGTCCAAGCCTGAAGTGATTACCGCCTGTGCGCAGGCCGGCGCACATCTGATCAACGATATTCGGGCGCTTAGAGAGCCGGGTGCGCTGGAGGCGGCGGCGGCAACAGGTCTTCCCGTGTGCCTGATGCATATGCAGGGATTGCCGAGAACCATGCAACATACGCCGCATTATGACGATGTGGTAGGTGAGGTTTCGGCATTTTTTGAGCATCATATTGCCCGTTGTGTCGCCGCCGGTATTCCGCGCGACCAGTTATTGCTGGATCCTGGGTTCGGCTTCGGCAAGAATCTGCAGCATAATTATCGGTTGCTGGGGAACCTGGAAGAATTACATCGCTTCGGTTTGCCGTTGCTGGTTGGTATGTCCAGAAAAACCATGATTGGGCAATTGCTGGGTGTTCCGCCGCTTGAACGGGTTTATGGCAGTGTAGCAGCGGCGGTTATTGCCGCGATGAAGGGCGCCCATATTATCCGTGTCCATGATGTGAAAGCGACGGTGGATGCAATACGTGTAGTCGAAGCAACTCTATCAGCGAAGGAATAACAACAATTATGAGTAGCCGCAAATATTTTGGCACTGACGGTATTCGGGGCAAGGTGGGCGATCTGCCGATTACGCCTGATTTTGTATTGAAGCTGGGATGGGCTGCCGGCAAAGTTCTGGCGCGTCATGGTTCCAGAAAAATTATTATTGGCAAAGATACCCGTATTTCCGGCTACATGCTGGAGTCTGCGCTTGAGGCCGGGCTGGCGGCGGCTGGCTTGTCCGCATCGTTCACCGGACCTATGCCAACTCCGGCGGTGGCTTATCTGACCCGTACCTTTCGTGCTGAAGCCGGGATCGTGATTTCGGCGTCACATAACCCCTACTACGACAACGGTATCAAGTTCTTTTCGATTGACGGCACCAAGTTGCCGGACGAAGTGGAGGAGGCGATCGAAGCAGAAATGGAAAAACCATTGACCTGCGTCGAATCCGCCGAATTGGGCAAGGCGAACCGTATCGTTGATGCTGCCGGGCGCTATATCGAATTTTGTAAAGGCACGTTTCCCAGTGAACTGAGCCTCAGCGGACTTAAAATCGTGGTGGATTGCGCCAATGGCGCTACCTACCACATTGCACCCAGCGTGCTGCGTGAGTTAGGCGCACGGGTGATTGCCATTGGTTGTGAACCCGATGGTATGAACATCAATGAACAGTGCGGAGCTACTGACGTCACGCAATTGCAGGCGCGGGTGCTGTCTGAAAAAGCGGATGTCGGTCTGGCGTTTGATGGTGATGGCGATCGCCTGATTATGGTTGATCACCAGGGCAACAAAGTCGATGGCGATCAGATCCTGTACATTATCGCGCGCGAAGCGCTGCGTCAGGGGCAATTGCGCGGTGGTGCGGTCGGTACATTGATGAGCAACATGGGACTGGAGCTGGCGCTAAAACAGTTAGGTGTCCCGTTTGCTCGTGCCAAGGTGGGAGACCGCTACGTGTTGGAGTTGATGCAGTCGAAAGGCTGGCGTCTGGGCGCTGAAAACTCCGGCCACGTTATCCTGTTGGATAAAACCACTACCGGTGATGGCGTTATCGCAGGCTTACAGGTACTGACTGCCATGGTCCGCAACCATATGAGCCTGCATGACCTGTGCAGCGGCATGAAGCTCTTTCCGCAAATACTGGTCAATGTGCACTTCTCCGGAGAAGGAGATCCGCTGGAAAGCGAGCTGGTGAAGCAGGCCACGCAATCGGTGGAAGAGCAATTGGCCGGTCGTGGCCGGGTATTACTGCGTAAGTCCGGTACAGAGCCCTTGATCCGGGTCATGGTGGAAGGGGAAGACGAAGCGACAGTGACGCAGATGGCAAATCGCATTGCCGATGCGGTAAAAGCGGCCGGTTAAGGGCAGAATAATGTGCCGACGGTGGTGGCAGGCTGCGAATGCCTGTCACACGGTGTGATAGCGTGAATGCCTATGTAATCAGTCGGCTAGCCAGTATTTTCCGGTCTTTCTTTTTCGGCCGCTGGTTTTTTCCTCAATCAGTGGGTTGGCGCCAAATTACCCTTGCGTACACCCGATGCTTTAGTTAGTATTCAGACCCGCTTTATAGGGGAGTTACCTCTCCTGGCGGGTAGTCGCGGGTAAGCCGCAAGAATTAGCGATGCCTCACCAGGTGGTGGGGATAAATAACAGGTACGACTATGTACGAAGCTCTTCTGGTAATTTTCCTGATTGTGGCGATTGGCCTGGTTGGTCTTATCATGCTGCAACAAGGTAAAGGTGCTGATATGGGAGCGTCGTTCGGAGCAGGGGCTTCCGCTACCTTGTTTGGTTCGAGCGGATCCGGCAATTTTATGACCCGAATGACGGCGCTGTTTGCCACGCTGTTTTTCGTACTCAGCCTGATTCTGGGGAACATGAGTTCCGACCACAGCAAGAAAGGCAGCGAGTGGGAAAACCTGAGTCAGCCAGCTGCGCCCGAAAAAGCAGAGCAGTCAAAAGCACCGACTGCACCGTCAAGCGATATTCCTAAATAATCGCGGGCGTTTCATCGGCGGGTAAACGCCGCTGATGATAAAAAGCAATTGTGATGCCGAGGTGGTGGAATTGGTAGACACGCTACCTTGAGGTGGTAGTGCCCGATTGGGCTTACGGGTTCAAGTCCCGTCCTCGGTACCAATCCTATAGATAACTTGCATTTTTGCGGTTGTCAGCGTAGTATTTGCCACGTTTTCGGACGCGGGGTGGAGCAGCTTGGTAGCTCGTCGGGCTCATAACCCGAAGGTCGTCGGTTCAAATCCGGCCCCCGCAACCACTTAACTTCCCAGAAAAGTTTTTTTTCAAATAAACTGTATTGCATCAAGCGCATTATCTACGGTGAATTCTGAAAGAATACTTGATGGTAGTTATGCCGCAGTAGTTTGCGGTAAATAGGGTCCAGTTGCACAAAGCCCCGATATATCGGGGTTTTTTGTTATCTGACAGCAGAATTACTGGGCTATTAAGCCCTTTTTTTATGTCTTGGGGGTGGGCTTGTCCACATTAGAACAAAAGTTAACAGAGATGATTTCGGCACCTGTTGAAGCCCTGGGCTATGAGCTGGTAGGCATTGAGTTCATTCGGGGACGCCAGTCGACACTGCGAATCTATATTGATAGTGAAGATGGCATCACTGTTGATGATTGTGCTGATGTTAGCCACCAGGTCAGTGCGGTACTGGATGTTGAGGATCCCATATCCGTTGCCTATAACCTGGAAGTGTCGTCGCCGGGCCTGGAACGGCCGCTCTTTACCGCTGCGCATTACGAGCGTTTCGCGGGTGAAGAAGTTAGCCTGGTGCTGCGCATGGCGGTGCAGAATCGCCGTAAGTGGCAGGGC from Dickeya fangzhongdai encodes the following:
- a CDS encoding DMT family transporter, whose translation is MKQNAVIGFCLALTTAICWGALPIAMKQVLVAMEPYTIVWYRFLIASVGLWIFLYSKGKLPTPRVFDHQRWWILLLIATGGLLGNFVLFSSSLQYLSPTASQVIGQLSTVGLMVASVVILKEKMRVNQIIGAGVLICGLLMFFNNSLVELFTRLTDYTFGILLGVAASTVWVAYGVAQKVLLRRLTSQQLLFLLYTLCVLFITPLAKPGGIFQLTGWQLACLLFCGANTLVGYGALAEAMARWQAAQVSTIITLTPLFTLFFSDLLSLAWPSVFAAPALNLLGYIGAFVVVTGAMFSAIGHRLIALKRDKRPRV
- the ftsH gene encoding ATP-dependent zinc metalloprotease FtsH, with translation MSDMAKNLILWLVIAVVLMSVFQSFGPSESNGRRVDYSTFLTEVNQDQVREARINGREINVVKKDSSRYTTYIPVNDPKLLDNLLTKNVKVVGEPPEEPSLLASIFISWFPMLLLIGVWIFFMRQMQGGGGKGAMSFGKSKARMLTEDQIKTTFADVAGCDEAKEEVAELVEYLREPSRFQKLGGKIPKGVLMVGPPGTGKTLLAKAIAGEAKVPFFTISGSDFVEMFVGVGASRVRDMFEQAKKAAPCIIFIDEIDAVGRQRGAGLGGGHDEREQTLNQMLVEMDGFEGNEGIIVIAATNRPDVLDPALLRPGRFDRQVVVGLPDVRGREQILKVHMRRVPLSPDIDASVIARGTPGFSGADLANLVNEAALFAARGNRRVVSMVEFEKAKDKIMMGAERRSMVMTEAQKESTAYHEAGHAIIGRLVPEHDPVHKVTIIPRGRALGVTFFLPEGDAISASRQKLESQISTLYGGRLAEEIIYGSEHVSTGASNDIKVATSIARNMVTQWGFSEKLGPLLYAEEEGEVFLGRSVAKAKHMSDETARIIDQEVKALIERNYQRARELLMANMDILHSMKDALMKYETIDAPQIDDLMSRKDVRPPAGWEEPTSGNNSSSSDNGGAPKAPTPADEPHAPTPGNTMSGPLNDK
- the rpmA gene encoding 50S ribosomal protein L27; this encodes MAHKKAGGSTRNGRDSESKRLGVKRFGGESVLAGSIIVRQRGTKFHAGSNVGCGKDHTLFALSDGKVKFEVKGPNSRKYISIVAE
- the rlmE gene encoding 23S rRNA (uridine(2552)-2'-O)-methyltransferase RlmE, translating into MANKKRSASSTRWLQEHFSDKYVQQAQKKGLRSRAWFKLDEIQQTDRLFKPGMTVVDLGAAPGGWSQYVVSQIGGKGRIIACDLLPMDPIVGVDFLQGDFRDELVLKTLLERVGDEKVQVVMSDMAPNMSGTPAVDIPRAMYLVELALDMCRDILAPGGSFVVKVFQGVGFDEYLREIRSLFTTVKIRKPDASRARSREVYIVATGRKL
- the cgtA gene encoding Obg family GTPase CgtA — translated: MKFVDEATILVVAGDGGNGCVSFRREKYIPNGGPDGGDGGDGGDVYLLADENLNTLIDYRFEKSFRAERGQNGQSRDCTGKRGKDITIKVPVGTRVLDKSTGEVLGDMTRNQQKLMVAKGGWHGLGNSRFKSSVNRAPRQKTNGTPGEERELMLELLLLADVGMLGLPNAGKSTFIRAVSAAKPKVADYPFTTLVPSLGVVRMDSEKSFVVADIPGLIEGASEGAGLGIRFLKHLERCRVLLHLIDLAPIDESDPIENAKVIVNELQQYSASLAEKPRWLVFNKVDLLEKGEAEKRAKEIAAALGWEGKYYLISAANREGVNALCWDVMNFLNTQPKALAEAENKAPEKVDFMWDDYHREQLEAAKAEAEEEWDDDWDEDDDEGVEIIYQH
- the rplU gene encoding 50S ribosomal protein L21, with the protein product MYAVFQSGGKQHRVSEGQTVRLEKLDIATGEAVEFDQVLMVANGEDVKIGVPFVDGGKIKAEVVAHGRGEKVKIVKFRRRKHYRKQAGHRQWFTDVKITGISA
- the greA gene encoding transcription elongation factor GreA codes for the protein MKQFPMTLRGAEKLREELDFLKSVRRPEIIAAIAEAREHGDLKENAEYHAAREQQGFCEGRIQEIEAKLSNAQVIDVTKMAANGRVIFGATVTVMNLDTEEEQTYRIVGDDEADFKQNLISVNSPIARGLIGKEEDDVVTISTPGGVVEYEILKVEYL
- the yhbY gene encoding ribosome assembly RNA-binding protein YhbY, with translation MNLSNKQKQHLKGLAHPLKPVVMLGNNGLTEGVLAEIEQALEHHELIKVKIAAEDRETKGLIVDAILRETGASNVQVIGHTLVLYRASKERKIVLPR
- the dacB gene encoding serine-type D-Ala-D-Ala carboxypeptidase — protein: MRFLSILTGFACAVALQANAAPIDEYTKYLPDGANLALVVQKVGASTPTVDYHSQQMALPASTQKVITALAALLQLGPDYRFVTTMESKGTLANGVLRGNLAVRFSGDPSLKRQQLRNMVQELKKRGIREISGDVLIDTSVFASHDKAPGWPWNDMTQCFSAPPAAAIVDKNCFSISLYSAPKAGDNAFIRVASYYPVQMFSEVRTLAKGSPDAQYCELDVVPGELNRFTVTGCLTQRAEPLPLAFAIQDGASYAGAIVKDELQQADIRIAGSLRRQSLPGAPGTVLAQTESEPLHELLTTMLKKSDNMIADTVFRTIGHERFKVPGTWRAGADAVRQILRQKAGIDLGNTIIVDGSGLSRHNLIAPATMMQVLQYIAQHDNELNYIKMLPLAGYDGTLRYRAGLHEAGLDGKVSAKTGALQGVYNLAGFITTASGQRMAFVQYLSGYAVPPEDQKERRIPLVRFESRVYKDIYQNN